A single genomic interval of Streptomyces sp. NBC_00663 harbors:
- a CDS encoding ABC transporter substrate-binding protein has protein sequence MRKLLAATLCLAATATGCGASVESAKDAKSTAVTLTNCGHKVTYDKVPERVVTNDVGITELMFALGLEDRMAGFAMPDDKGDLTGVPWKDGYDRVKWLSKDQLTKENVLDARGDFVLAGWNYGFREDAGFTPDALKKLGIPSYVLTESCRNGRTETARGIMPPLDALYTDLTNLGKLFGVEKRAATLIAGFRKQVADVHAKAPAKRPKVFLYDSGQDQPFTSGRYAAPDQIISEAGGVNVMHDVQDSWTTVGWESVVERDPDVIVICDYGDVSAEQKKKFLLSYAPLRHVSAVKHRRIFVLDYVDLVESPRNPSAIARLGAYLR, from the coding sequence ATGCGCAAGTTGCTCGCCGCCACCCTCTGCCTCGCCGCCACCGCCACCGGATGCGGAGCGTCGGTGGAGTCGGCGAAGGACGCGAAGTCCACCGCCGTCACTCTCACCAACTGCGGCCACAAGGTGACCTACGACAAGGTTCCCGAACGGGTGGTGACCAACGACGTCGGTATCACCGAGCTGATGTTCGCGCTCGGCCTGGAGGACCGGATGGCCGGGTTCGCCATGCCCGACGACAAGGGCGATCTCACCGGCGTGCCCTGGAAGGACGGCTACGACAGGGTGAAGTGGCTGTCCAAGGACCAGCTCACCAAGGAGAACGTCCTCGACGCCCGCGGTGACTTCGTCCTCGCCGGCTGGAACTACGGTTTCCGCGAGGACGCCGGCTTCACCCCGGACGCCCTGAAGAAGCTCGGCATCCCCTCGTACGTCCTCACCGAGTCCTGCCGCAACGGCCGTACCGAGACCGCGCGCGGCATCATGCCGCCCCTGGACGCCCTGTACACCGATCTCACCAACCTCGGAAAGCTGTTCGGTGTCGAGAAGCGGGCGGCGACACTGATCGCCGGCTTCAGGAAGCAGGTGGCCGACGTCCACGCGAAGGCCCCGGCCAAGCGCCCCAAGGTCTTCCTCTACGACAGCGGCCAGGACCAGCCCTTCACCTCGGGCCGCTACGCCGCCCCCGACCAGATCATCAGCGAGGCCGGCGGCGTCAACGTCATGCACGACGTCCAGGACTCCTGGACCACCGTCGGCTGGGAGAGCGTCGTGGAGCGCGACCCCGACGTCATCGTCATCTGCGACTACGGGGACGTGAGCGCCGAACAGAAGAAGAAGTTCCTGCTGTCGTACGCCCCGCTGCGCCATGTCTCCGCCGTCAAGCACCGGCGGATCTTCGTCCTCGACTACGTGGACCTGGTCGAGAGCCCGCGCAACCCGTCGGCGATCGCCAGGCTGGGGGCGTACCTGCGGTGA
- a CDS encoding ABC transporter ATP-binding protein, whose translation MRLDIEDVSVAGILDGVRLAVDSGAFVGLVGPNGSGKSTLLRCVYRALRPTTGVVRLAGDDVHALPSRAAARSLAALPQESAAEFDFTVAEVVAMGRLPHRERTAASDAEICARAMARTGVAHLADRGFLSLSGGEKQRVLIARALAQQPRVLVLDEPTNHLDIAHQLEVLRLVRDSGVTALAALHDLNLAAAHCDLLYVIADGRIVASGPPHDVLRPTLLAEVFGVRGHPVRHPETGVTQLLFDLLPAD comes from the coding sequence ATGCGGCTCGACATCGAGGACGTGAGTGTCGCCGGGATTCTCGACGGGGTTCGACTCGCCGTGGACAGCGGGGCGTTCGTCGGGCTCGTCGGCCCCAACGGCAGCGGCAAGTCGACGCTGCTGCGCTGTGTGTACCGGGCGCTGCGGCCGACCACCGGTGTGGTGCGGCTGGCCGGGGACGACGTGCACGCGCTGCCGTCAAGGGCCGCCGCGCGCTCATTGGCCGCGCTGCCGCAGGAGTCGGCGGCCGAGTTCGACTTCACGGTCGCCGAGGTGGTGGCCATGGGACGGCTGCCGCACCGGGAGCGTACGGCGGCGTCCGACGCGGAGATCTGCGCGCGGGCCATGGCACGCACCGGCGTCGCCCACCTCGCCGACCGGGGGTTCCTTTCCCTGTCGGGTGGTGAGAAACAGCGGGTGCTGATCGCCCGCGCGCTCGCCCAGCAGCCGCGGGTGCTGGTCCTGGACGAGCCGACCAACCACCTCGACATCGCCCACCAGTTGGAGGTGCTGCGGCTGGTCCGGGACAGCGGCGTGACCGCGCTCGCCGCCCTGCACGACCTCAACCTGGCCGCCGCGCACTGCGATCTTCTGTACGTGATCGCGGACGGCCGGATCGTCGCCTCGGGTCCCCCGCACGACGTGCTCCGACCCACGCTGCTGGCCGAGGTGTTCGGCGTCCGCGGCCATCCCGTACGGCATCCCGAGACCGGGGTCACTCAGCTCCTCTTCGACCTCCTGCCCGCCGACTAA